Below is a genomic region from Leptospira yasudae.
ATACTGACTTAAATTCTCTCCGAATTTTGGAAGAGGCAGTTCAACAATCCGCGCTTATCGGCCCGAATTCCTTTTATCATTACGACCGCAACACGATCGAACAAAACGCGACACGAGCGAAGATAGAACTCGATCTGAGAAAGGTATTAAACCGAAACGAACTCGAACTTGCCTATCAACCGATCCTGGATCTAAGACAGGATTCGATTCTTTCCATGGAAGTTCTTCTGCGCTGGAATCATCCGGAAAAAGGAAAGCTGCTGCCCGCGAGCTTTATATCGATCGCGGAAAGTTCCAGCTTTATCAAAACGATCGGAGAATGGCTGATCTGGGATACTCTTAAATCCTACAGCACTTCCATCCTGAAGGACAATCAGATCTGTATTTCGCTTAACATTTCCGCTAAACAACTGAACGACAAACAGATCTTCAACGTCCTCAAGGAATCCACCGATTTTTACGGTATTTCTCCCGATTCCATCATTCTGGAAATCATCGAGGATTCGTTCGATTCGAACCTCGTCAAAGTCAACAAGGTCATCACGCTTCTAAAGGATTTCGGTTATCGTTTTGCGATCGACGATTTCGGCAAAGGTTATTCGTCCCTTGGAAGGCTCCAAACCCTTCCCGTGGATTACATCAAGTTGGACAAAGTCTTTCTCTTCAATTACTTCAAATCGTCGAGCAAGACGATCATTTCCTCTCTGATCAGCCTGATTCAAGCGATGGACAAAGCGATCATCGTGGAAGGAGTGGAGAATCCGAGTCAACACGAACTGTTAAAGGAACTGAACTGCAACTACGCACAAGGATATTTTTATTCTTATCCTTTGGAGTCTTCCAAAGTGGACGAATACGTTAAATCGAAATTCAACCAAAAAACAGCGAGGAGTTGAACGTGGAACTAATCGGAAAACTCAAAAAACAACACTTAATCGTGAACGAATACGCGCACCAGATCGAATCGGAAATCGATAAGGCAAACCCGAATATAGGTCATCTCGTCGAATTGCTTTCCATCTTTTCGGCCTCCCTTCTCTTTCATCTGAACGTGGAAGACATGGAACTCTATCTCAAGATGGAAAGTTATACGCATAACTCGCCTACTTTGGTTTCCCTTTTCGAACAATACCAAAAGACGATGTTCGGTTTAAAGGACACGCTTTTGGATTATGCGAGCAAATATTCCGATCCGCTGACGATCGAAATGAACTTCTCAGTCTTCCGGGAAGAAACGGAAACGATCCTCAAACTTCTTCGGAGCAGAATCGAACGGGAAGAATCGGAATTCTATCCTTTGATCGAGGAGATTCTCAGAAAACTCGCGAACGAACCCAAGGCGGTTCCGCGAGAATAGAAGCGGAACGATACCGCCAATGGACTAAGAAATATCGTATGAAGATCGGAATCGACGACCCGATTCCGAAGTTTTGATATCGGGAACGCAGATTCGCTACAGTGAATACGGATTTATAATTCCTTTCAATCGAATATAAATACGGACTATCCATTTCCAAACAGCCGGGCATTAAATATTAATTATTTATAATATTTTTAAATTTAATTTAATAAAGTACTTGAAAATTTAATCCGACATCGATCGGAATGAGCGAAGAATACGGGTTTGTTCCGTTTTTTAATTTTTATTCGTAAAAGGTAAAAAGGAATCAACGGACGTTTTTCCGGATTCAAACAGGATGTTGGAGGAATGATCGACGCCGACGCGGAAATTTCAAACGGAAATTTTGAACCCGATTTTTCGGCCGAGATAAAAAAAATATGAGAAACAAATTCAAATCCTATAAAGTATTGATCGCGATCGTTTTATCGACATTGAATTGTCTCGGAGACAGACATTCTTCCAGTCTATCGGTCTTTAATATTCCCGGATTTGTGGCTTCCGCAGGCATCGACCCCACTCCCGCAACGATCAGCGGAGACGTGACAGGTTTAGCGGGAACTGGATTGATTCTTTCGAACAACGACGCGGATTCGGTTACGATCGACGCCAACGGAAACTTCAGTTTTCCGGAAAAAGTCGGGAGCGGCAGTACTTATAACATTACGGTTCGGCAAAATCCGACTTCTCCTCCACAGATCTGTTCCGTCAGTAACGGTTCCGGTATCGTTTCCTCTTCGAACGTCTCGAACGTTTCCGTTTCCTGCGGACCGGCGATGTATTTCGTGGGCGGAACGGTAGCGGGACTTTCCGGAAACCTAATATTACAAAACAATGGTGGAGATTCCACGACGATTTCGGCGAACGGAAGTTTTAAGATGACGACTCCGGTCGCCGACGCTTCTTCGTTTAACGTTTCGATTACGGGCCAGCCTTCCGGTCAAACCTGTTACATCGCGCTTCCTTCCGGAACGATCGCAACCGCGGATGCGACGAGCGTTCTCATCAATTGCGTGAACGGAACCTCGCTCGGAACTTTGGTCAACGGCAACAGTTTGGTTTCTTCTTTGCCTCTCGCTCCTTATGTGGAAAATCCGGCGACGGGAAGCGGCGATTGGTTTATGGGCGATCCCGGAGCCGATCCGGATACAATCGCCGACGGTTACGGATTCGCAATGTCTTCCACACCGACGGCATCGTTTGCGAACATGTATCATATCACCACGGACGGCATCCATCTTTACGCGGGAGATTATACGACCGCAAGTCCGACGACCGGAACCGTGAGAAAAATCAACATCGCTTCAAGAACCGCCGTTTCTCTTCCGATTACCATCGATAGACCGAGAGGAATTACGACCGACGGAATCTTTCTCTACATCGCGAGCCAAAGTCATTTTATCGTGAAATACAACCTGATCACGAACGCGTATTCCACGATCGCCGGCGTAAGCGGAAGCAGCGGAAGCACAGACGGAGTCGGAACTGCGGCGCGTTTCAACGCTCCGAGAGGAATCGCGACCGACGGAACCTATCTCTACGTGGCGGACACGGGAAATCATAAGATCCGCAGGATAAGAATCTCGGATAACACGGTCACTACGATCGCGGGAAGCGGAACTGCGGGAACCCAAGACGGTTTGGGAACCGCGGCAAAGTTCAATCAACCGGCTCATTTGATCTACGATTCCAACGCGCTCTACGTGACCGATACGAACTCGAACAATATTAAGAAAATCGATCTTACTACGAGTCCCGTGACGGTTACGACGATCGCGGGAGATCCCGCGGGAACCTCCGGAAACTTGGTTCATACAACCGGAACTTCCGCCCGATTGACCAAACCGGTCGCGATTTCTTTGGACGCGAACAACTTCTACGTCGTGGACGGAACTACGCTCATCAAAAAAATCTCACGAACCGCACCGCACGCGGTCAGTGATCTATTGGGTTGTTCTCCGATTCCTCCGACGAGCGGAACCACCAGGTCGGGTGGACCGGACGGAGGAACGATCGGAACCTGTCAGGCAAACGAAGGAAGCTTCTTTACGCCGAGGGGAATCGTAACCAACGGTCGGAGCCTCTTCGTAGTCGAAATGCATCCATACATGCGGTTGGTTCGAAAGATCGACTGAAATTCCCAATTCCTCTCCGAAAAGGGACTTTCGAAAGGAAGTCCCTTTTCTCTTTTTTGCTTGTACTTTTGTCCGACGTCTCTATTCTCAACGAATGCAGAGCGTGCAGCCCGGTAAGAAAGCCTTTTTGGTCGGAATTACCGGAATGATCGGAGGCGGGAAAAGCACCGCGGCGAAGATCTTGGAAGAATTGGGCGGCTTCGGAATCAGCGCCGATCGTTTAGCAAAACGTTATACGGAACCGGATTCCCCCATTCTCACCGAACTGACGGAACTCCTAGGAAAGGACATTCTCGATTCGGAAGGAAGGCCGGATCGGAAAAAAATTTCCGACATCGTGTTTCGCGACGCCGACAAACTCGCGGGACTCAATCGACTGATTCATCCGAGGGTTCGCAAGGACTTCCAAAATATTTTGGAGACCACCGCTCAAGGGAGAATGGTGATTTGGGAAGTTCCCCTTCTTTTCGAAACGGACGCCCACACACTCTGCGACGCGACCGTGACCGTGGATTCCGACCCGGAAGAATCGATCGTAAGAACGGTTTCCAGAGATGGGACCACGAAAGAGGACGTTTTGGCGAGAATCAAAAACCAACTTCC
It encodes:
- a CDS encoding EAL domain-containing protein, whose product is MQVSPLILRRAIKFCSDNSKEGIILFSKNWELLYSNSTFEHLIQSPNFQTIYEALMAYFKTTKAIVYEKETGLSSLLLESGVIDVAYFNDMTLMLNFIVHDLEEINAVRFLTVRQNLSVDTKESFYQDRFTGLPNKNYFLSIYSNNRIYNSNSKKEYFLFLISLSNPDSILNKEDNFYYESIALKIADRLKKYISKGDQIFRLGSERFLIATSNIESELEAEWFAECIILLFSFPFTYREREFHLNANVGYAQFDQQVNTDLNSLRILEEAVQQSALIGPNSFYHYDRNTIEQNATRAKIELDLRKVLNRNELELAYQPILDLRQDSILSMEVLLRWNHPEKGKLLPASFISIAESSSFIKTIGEWLIWDTLKSYSTSILKDNQICISLNISAKQLNDKQIFNVLKESTDFYGISPDSIILEIIEDSFDSNLVKVNKVITLLKDFGYRFAIDDFGKGYSSLGRLQTLPVDYIKLDKVFLFNYFKSSSKTIISSLISLIQAMDKAIIVEGVENPSQHELLKELNCNYAQGYFYSYPLESSKVDEYVKSKFNQKTARS
- a CDS encoding hemerythrin domain-containing protein, with the protein product MELIGKLKKQHLIVNEYAHQIESEIDKANPNIGHLVELLSIFSASLLFHLNVEDMELYLKMESYTHNSPTLVSLFEQYQKTMFGLKDTLLDYASKYSDPLTIEMNFSVFREETETILKLLRSRIEREESEFYPLIEEILRKLANEPKAVPRE
- the coaE gene encoding dephospho-CoA kinase (Dephospho-CoA kinase (CoaE) performs the final step in coenzyme A biosynthesis.), with the protein product MQSVQPGKKAFLVGITGMIGGGKSTAAKILEELGGFGISADRLAKRYTEPDSPILTELTELLGKDILDSEGRPDRKKISDIVFRDADKLAGLNRLIHPRVRKDFQNILETTAQGRMVIWEVPLLFETDAHTLCDATVTVDSDPEESIVRTVSRDGTTKEDVLARIKNQLPLTEKLKRADYIIRNRGDLESLREECKTLYSVLLGRMS